A single genomic interval of Thermococcus sp. harbors:
- a CDS encoding sodium-dependent transporter, with protein sequence MDEMKKWTLYITFLVAGFATGIGSIGLFPQFWLEYGMTGLIVHVIFLALFAYLAILETETVMKSGYYFVELFQKVLKKPAIVLTFFIVIVMFLSYYTANVMLSLLSPVLGTGTVGRLIAKLLMFAIVFVIITRAKEKTFVIMAGGSLLFVIAVIVTTIAFKVVIPENPAYLNTAKSMVFSWPGITFNMIKDAAVRAIYGVGLGFAFYLMLGSFLNERFNAKLIIGSGIFIEFLISIFSTFIVVYSVSLATVQRLAEYAYGGEEGAIKFMGDLPTILSHHPLLLALIATSIFFAGLTSILPTAEVGLQIVESTMKVSRGKAATYLTAIALGLGILDSPPSIADMMLKAVTISTFFTAIYEAYPIIAGKASGVEKGVAVFASLIFAIAGLGAFYLYGKMGGVYILSAILAAIVVLFGLFGDSLVKKGTEEGT encoded by the coding sequence ATGGATGAAATGAAAAAGTGGACGCTGTACATAACGTTTCTCGTGGCGGGATTTGCCACGGGAATCGGGAGCATCGGTTTATTCCCTCAGTTCTGGCTGGAGTACGGTATGACAGGGCTGATAGTCCACGTGATTTTCCTGGCTTTGTTCGCATATCTGGCCATCCTTGAAACTGAGACCGTCATGAAGTCCGGTTACTACTTCGTCGAGCTGTTTCAGAAGGTTCTCAAGAAGCCGGCCATAGTCCTGACGTTCTTCATAGTAATCGTCATGTTTCTCTCATACTACACAGCCAACGTCATGCTGAGCTTGCTGTCACCTGTTCTGGGAACGGGAACGGTTGGGAGGCTAATAGCAAAGCTCCTAATGTTTGCCATTGTCTTCGTCATAATCACCCGTGCCAAGGAAAAGACCTTCGTGATAATGGCCGGTGGCTCGCTGCTGTTCGTCATAGCCGTTATCGTCACGACAATAGCATTCAAGGTTGTTATACCAGAGAACCCTGCTTATCTCAACACAGCCAAAAGTATGGTTTTTTCTTGGCCGGGGATTACCTTCAACATGATAAAGGACGCCGCCGTGAGGGCAATATACGGAGTGGGGCTTGGCTTCGCCTTCTATCTCATGCTCGGAAGCTTCCTCAACGAGCGCTTCAATGCAAAGCTCATAATCGGTTCCGGTATCTTCATTGAGTTCCTGATAAGCATCTTCTCAACTTTTATAGTGGTCTATTCGGTATCCCTCGCGACCGTTCAGAGACTGGCTGAGTACGCCTATGGCGGAGAGGAAGGTGCTATAAAATTCATGGGTGACCTGCCCACCATACTCTCTCACCACCCCCTGCTGCTCGCCCTTATAGCTACATCCATCTTCTTCGCCGGGCTTACAAGTATACTGCCCACGGCGGAGGTGGGCCTCCAGATTGTCGAGTCCACAATGAAGGTCTCAAGGGGTAAGGCGGCAACATACCTCACGGCCATCGCCCTCGGCCTTGGAATCCTCGACTCACCTCCGAGCATAGCGGACATGATGCTCAAAGCAGTGACGATATCAACGTTCTTTACAGCAATTTACGAGGCGTATCCAATCATAGCCGGCAAGGCTTCCGGTGTTGAGAAAGGTGTGGCGGTGTTTGCATCCCTTATCTTTGCAATAGCCGGCCTAGGAGCTTTCTACCTCTACGGCAAGATGGGCGGTGTTTACATACTCTCAGCAATACTGGCCGCGATAGTGGTGCTCTTTGGGCTCTTCGGAGACAGCCTTGTAAAGAAAGGGACAGAAGAAGGGACATGA
- the dnaG gene encoding DNA primase DnaG: protein MKRKKAVLQHVLAEKRKKAKEGGFMSGKDEFGTTKYVIYAEFEANGVVERPDVVGAIFGQTEGLLGDDLDLRELQKTGRIGRIRVEVHNKAGKTYGTITVPSSLDRVETAILAAALETIDRVGPAEAKIRVLRIEDVRATKRKYIIERAKEILETLMEQEIPETQELTEEVKKAVRAKELIEYGPEKLPAGPHVPFSDSIIVVEGRADVLNLLKHGIKNAIAVEGTSIPETIIKLSKERIVTAFTDGDRGGELILKELLQVADVDYVARAPEGKEVEELTKKEIVKALRSKVPAEQVINEMFNKGKSFYELIKERSEEKSEKPQPQVQPQRMEHRVKPEVKPEPKVEKIVKPIEKSASPELEEFSEFIERVKKDGVALLLDENKNVVAEIPVRELTNQLKERKDVYAVVFNGVITQRLIDTVSETGVRYLVGARKYNVVRRPVHLKIITFAE from the coding sequence ATGAAGAGGAAAAAGGCAGTGCTTCAGCACGTTTTGGCTGAAAAGCGAAAAAAGGCTAAAGAGGGTGGTTTCATGTCTGGAAAGGACGAATTCGGAACGACCAAATACGTTATCTACGCAGAGTTTGAGGCTAACGGTGTTGTGGAAAGGCCCGACGTCGTCGGGGCCATCTTCGGCCAGACCGAGGGTCTTCTCGGGGACGACCTCGACCTGAGGGAGCTCCAGAAGACCGGAAGGATTGGTAGGATAAGGGTTGAGGTTCACAACAAGGCCGGGAAGACCTACGGAACCATTACAGTCCCGTCAAGCCTCGACAGGGTCGAGACGGCAATACTCGCGGCGGCTCTGGAAACTATTGACCGCGTTGGGCCGGCCGAGGCGAAGATAAGGGTTCTCCGCATCGAAGATGTGAGGGCAACTAAGAGGAAGTACATAATCGAGAGGGCCAAGGAGATACTTGAGACCCTTATGGAGCAGGAGATACCCGAGACCCAGGAGCTCACGGAGGAGGTCAAGAAGGCCGTTAGAGCTAAGGAACTCATCGAATACGGGCCAGAAAAGCTTCCAGCCGGGCCTCACGTGCCGTTCTCCGACTCAATCATAGTCGTTGAGGGCAGGGCGGATGTCCTCAACCTGCTCAAGCACGGCATAAAGAACGCCATTGCCGTCGAGGGAACCTCGATTCCAGAGACCATAATCAAACTCAGCAAGGAGAGGATTGTTACAGCGTTCACCGACGGCGACCGCGGCGGGGAGCTGATCCTAAAGGAGCTCCTCCAAGTTGCCGATGTGGACTACGTTGCAAGGGCACCAGAGGGGAAAGAGGTCGAAGAACTGACCAAGAAGGAGATAGTGAAGGCCTTAAGGAGCAAGGTTCCGGCAGAGCAGGTCATTAACGAGATGTTCAACAAGGGGAAGAGCTTCTACGAGCTCATAAAGGAGCGCTCGGAGGAGAAAAGCGAGAAGCCCCAGCCTCAGGTTCAGCCCCAGAGGATGGAGCACAGGGTCAAGCCCGAGGTAAAGCCCGAGCCGAAGGTCGAGAAAATCGTTAAGCCCATAGAGAAGTCGGCGAGCCCGGAGCTTGAGGAGTTCTCGGAGTTCATAGAGCGCGTCAAGAAGGACGGCGTTGCTCTGCTCCTCGACGAGAACAAGAACGTCGTAGCGGAGATACCGGTGAGGGAACTTACCAACCAGCTCAAGGAGCGCAAGGACGTCTACGCAGTCGTCTTCAACGGCGTGATAACCCAGAGGCTCATAGACACGGTCAGCGAGACCGGCGTCCGCTACCTCGTCGGCGCGAGGAAGTACAACGTTGTTAGAAGGCCCGTCCACCTCAAGATAATCACCTTCGCGGAGTGA
- a CDS encoding TIGR04013 family B12-binding domain/radical SAM domain-containing protein: MPEIAVRMTKRNHNAFVHLLGALESQGFDLGELLITKDFNEILKARPKVVLYSFFTEEIWGNLPREVKLLKERGALLIAGGYHAIAMPKHTLKLGFDIAVIGEGEEVLYQLLTALKKKDYKITKELASIRGLAFYLNGEFTFTGFAKVEDFWRFPPYPESVRLISPIEISRGCPFRCYYCQTPYIKGFRMRHRPIDQIVRYSRRMKDMRYITPNAFAYGSPGAILRLDKLEALLKALQPLRKEGRRLFYGTFPSEVRPEFALPETLELLIDYADNRRLAIGAQSGDDEMLKAMHRLHKVEHVMRAVEYMVEYGFEPVVDFIVGLPNESVESQRKSIELMKWIMRKGGKVRAHYFMPLPGTPWARCKPSPLSDEMKKFLGRMAAKGKIEGSWGKQIELSTRLQKLIEEFYEEPMSYHGKIRETC, encoded by the coding sequence ATGCCCGAGATAGCGGTCAGAATGACAAAGCGCAACCACAACGCATTCGTCCACCTCCTCGGTGCCCTTGAGAGCCAGGGCTTTGACCTCGGTGAACTGCTGATAACAAAGGACTTCAACGAGATTTTGAAGGCGAGGCCAAAGGTTGTCCTATACTCCTTCTTCACGGAGGAGATATGGGGGAACCTGCCACGGGAAGTAAAGCTCCTGAAGGAGAGGGGGGCGCTCTTGATAGCGGGTGGCTACCACGCGATAGCGATGCCGAAGCACACGCTAAAGCTCGGCTTCGATATAGCGGTCATCGGCGAGGGTGAGGAAGTTCTCTACCAGCTTCTGACCGCTCTCAAGAAAAAGGACTACAAAATAACAAAAGAGCTGGCGAGCATAAGGGGGCTCGCCTTCTACCTCAACGGCGAGTTCACCTTTACCGGCTTCGCCAAAGTCGAGGACTTCTGGAGGTTTCCGCCCTACCCGGAAAGCGTCCGCCTGATTTCCCCAATCGAGATAAGCAGGGGCTGTCCCTTCCGCTGTTACTACTGCCAGACACCCTACATCAAGGGCTTCCGCATGAGGCACAGGCCGATAGACCAGATAGTGAGGTATTCGCGCAGGATGAAAGATATGCGCTACATAACTCCAAACGCCTTCGCCTACGGCTCGCCGGGGGCAATACTCAGGCTGGACAAGCTTGAGGCCCTCCTCAAGGCCCTTCAACCCCTCAGAAAAGAGGGGAGGAGGCTCTTCTACGGCACCTTCCCGAGTGAAGTGAGGCCCGAGTTCGCCCTTCCAGAGACGCTGGAGTTGCTTATCGACTACGCCGACAACAGGCGCTTGGCCATAGGTGCCCAGAGCGGGGACGATGAGATGCTCAAGGCCATGCACAGGCTTCACAAAGTTGAACACGTCATGAGGGCAGTGGAATACATGGTCGAATACGGCTTCGAGCCTGTGGTTGACTTCATAGTCGGCCTGCCCAACGAGAGCGTTGAAAGCCAGAGGAAGAGCATCGAGCTCATGAAGTGGATTATGAGGAAGGGCGGGAAGGTGAGGGCGCACTACTTCATGCCCCTGCCAGGGACTCCCTGGGCGAGGTGTAAGCCCTCACCCCTGAGCGACGAGATGAAGAAGTTCCTCGGCAGGATGGCTGCAAAGGGGAAGATTGAAGGTTCATGGGGAAAACAGATTGAGCTCTCAACGAGACTCCAGAAGCTCATCGAGGAGTTCTACGAGGAGCCTATGAGCTACCACGGAAAGATAAGAGAGACCTGCTGA
- a CDS encoding toprim domain-containing protein, translating to MYAENYKRFLQIIDELREFEGALIVEGMRDEVALRNLGVRAEIIRLSRLPLAEVALIASSHRDVMILTDFDRKGEELAKKLLRYLEGYPCRVDVKTWKELRRLVKKDVKGVEDLYELYLKVSVSDPRREGIQ from the coding sequence ATGTACGCCGAAAACTATAAAAGATTCCTGCAGATTATAGACGAACTGCGAGAGTTTGAAGGTGCCCTCATCGTGGAGGGCATGCGAGACGAGGTGGCCCTGAGAAACCTGGGGGTCAGGGCGGAGATAATAAGGCTCTCACGCCTGCCCTTGGCCGAGGTGGCGCTCATTGCCTCATCACATCGGGACGTCATGATACTCACGGACTTCGACAGGAAGGGCGAGGAGCTTGCAAAAAAGCTCCTCAGGTACCTTGAGGGCTACCCCTGCAGGGTGGACGTAAAGACATGGAAGGAGCTCAGAAGGCTCGTAAAGAAGGACGTCAAGGGTGTGGAAGACCTTTACGAACTCTACCTTAAGGTCTCCGTTTCTGACCCCCGGAGGGAGGGGATTCAATGA
- a CDS encoding glutamate--tRNA ligase — protein sequence MEVETLIWKYALVNAYTHKGKANPKAVIGKVLGENPELRPKAREIIPLVNEIVEKVNSLSLEEQKAKLKELYPEFFEEKKAKKEKKGLPPLPKAEKGKVITRFAPNPDGAFHLGNARAAILSHEYARLYDGKFILRFDDTDPKVKRPEPIFYDWIKEDLEWLGFKIDEIHIASDRLELYYSYAEKLIKMGKAYVCTCPPEKFRELRDKGIACPHRDEPVEVQLERWRKMLNGEYREGEAVVRIKTDLKHPNPAVRDWPALRIIDNPNHPRTGNKYRVWPLYNFASAIDDHELGVTHIFRGQEHAENETKQRYIYDYFGWEYPVTVHHGRLSIEGVILSKSKTRKGIKEGKYLGWDDPRLGTIRALRRRGIQPEAIRELIIEVGLKRSDTTISWDNLAAINRRIIEPIANRYFFVADPVPMYIEGYGEELVAEIPLHPDYPERGMRKLKFVPGKPVYVSKDDMELFKPGNFVRLKDLFNVEIVEVGEEGVKARFHSVEYEIAKENRWRMVHWVTEGKPCEVWIPKGEELIVRNGLLESDADVKVDDVVQFERFGFVRIDEVKDGKVRAIFAHK from the coding sequence ATGGAAGTTGAGACGCTCATCTGGAAGTACGCCCTGGTTAACGCTTACACCCACAAGGGAAAGGCAAACCCGAAGGCGGTCATCGGAAAGGTTCTCGGTGAAAACCCCGAGCTGAGGCCAAAGGCCAGGGAGATAATCCCCCTCGTGAACGAGATTGTCGAGAAGGTGAACTCCCTCAGCCTTGAGGAGCAGAAGGCGAAGCTGAAGGAGCTTTATCCCGAGTTCTTTGAGGAGAAGAAGGCCAAGAAGGAGAAGAAGGGCCTCCCACCGCTTCCAAAGGCCGAGAAGGGGAAAGTCATCACGCGCTTCGCCCCGAATCCGGATGGAGCTTTCCACCTCGGTAACGCCAGAGCGGCTATTCTAAGCCACGAGTACGCGAGACTCTACGACGGCAAGTTCATCCTCCGCTTTGACGACACAGACCCTAAAGTCAAGAGGCCTGAGCCCATCTTCTATGACTGGATTAAGGAAGACCTGGAGTGGCTCGGCTTCAAGATTGACGAAATCCACATAGCAAGCGACAGGCTTGAACTCTACTACTCCTACGCCGAGAAGCTGATTAAGATGGGCAAGGCCTACGTCTGCACCTGTCCGCCGGAGAAGTTCCGCGAGCTTAGGGATAAAGGAATCGCCTGTCCCCACAGGGACGAACCAGTTGAGGTTCAGCTCGAACGCTGGAGGAAGATGCTGAACGGCGAGTACAGGGAAGGAGAAGCGGTCGTCAGGATAAAGACCGACCTCAAGCATCCGAACCCAGCGGTCAGGGACTGGCCGGCGTTGAGGATCATAGACAACCCCAACCACCCGAGGACGGGCAACAAGTACCGCGTCTGGCCGCTGTACAACTTTGCATCAGCGATAGACGACCACGAGTTAGGGGTTACCCACATATTCCGCGGACAGGAGCACGCCGAGAACGAAACGAAACAGCGCTACATCTACGATTACTTTGGCTGGGAATACCCGGTAACGGTGCACCACGGCAGGCTCAGCATTGAAGGGGTTATCCTCAGCAAGTCAAAGACGAGGAAAGGCATTAAGGAGGGCAAGTACCTTGGCTGGGACGACCCGAGGTTAGGAACGATTCGCGCCCTGAGAAGGCGTGGAATACAGCCAGAGGCGATAAGGGAGCTAATCATAGAAGTTGGTCTGAAGAGAAGCGACACGACGATAAGCTGGGACAACCTCGCGGCAATAAACAGAAGGATAATCGAGCCGATAGCCAACCGCTACTTCTTCGTCGCCGACCCGGTTCCGATGTACATAGAAGGTTATGGGGAGGAGCTTGTTGCCGAGATACCCCTCCACCCGGATTACCCCGAGAGGGGAATGAGGAAGCTCAAGTTTGTTCCCGGAAAGCCGGTCTACGTTTCCAAGGACGACATGGAGCTCTTTAAACCGGGCAACTTCGTAAGGCTCAAGGACCTCTTCAACGTCGAGATAGTTGAGGTGGGGGAGGAAGGCGTAAAGGCGCGCTTCCACAGCGTTGAGTACGAGATAGCCAAGGAAAACCGCTGGAGGATGGTGCACTGGGTAACCGAGGGAAAGCCCTGTGAAGTCTGGATCCCCAAAGGGGAGGAGCTTATCGTGAGAAATGGCCTCCTTGAGAGCGACGCCGACGTTAAGGTGGACGATGTAGTCCAGTTCGAGCGCTTCGGCTTCGTTAGAATAGACGAGGTAAAAGACGGAAAGGTGCGGGCGATATTCGCCCACAAGTAA
- a CDS encoding phosphoenolpyruvate carboxykinase (GTP) — protein MEPLERLEKLLDKEQFEKIKAIDNPELHAFLAEWIGWLEPERVFVCTDSEEDEQYVRWKALYYGEEKMLETPNHTVHYDNYYDQARDKANTATLLPGGKKLPYINTKDRDEGLKEIRELMKGIMKGKELFVCFFVLGPKNSIFTIPAVQLTDSAYVAHSEFILYRKGYEEFKRLGRQARFFRFVHSAGELDERKTSKNLDKRRIYIDLQDETVYSVNTQYGGNTIGLKKLAFRLTIKRAVEEGWLSEHMFLMRVNGPHGRKTYFTGAYPSMCGKTSTAMIPWENIVGDDLSFILPVNGVARGANVEKGVFGIIQGVNPEDDPIIWQVLHSPVEIIFSNVLVKDGKPYWNDMGIEIPDEGENHSGKWWRGKKDEEGNEIPPSHKNARFTVSLEHFPNADLEALENPCGVEIGGMIFGGRDADTWPPVREAFNWEHGVITMGASLESETTAATLGKEGVRAFNPMAILDFMSVHLGDYLRNYLEFGRKLKKAPKIFAVNYFLRDNGQWLNHKLDKAVWLKWMELRVHNDVDAIETPIGYIPRYRDLVKLFKDVLGKDYTREDYEKQFMIRVPELLAKIERIEGIYREKVGDVPEELFRVLEEERKRLLEAKEKYGDYISPFALEGS, from the coding sequence ATGGAACCCCTCGAAAGGCTTGAGAAGCTCCTCGACAAAGAGCAGTTCGAGAAGATAAAGGCCATAGACAACCCCGAGTTGCATGCTTTTCTGGCGGAGTGGATTGGATGGCTTGAACCCGAGAGGGTCTTCGTCTGCACCGACAGCGAGGAGGACGAGCAGTATGTCCGCTGGAAGGCCCTCTACTATGGAGAAGAGAAGATGCTCGAAACGCCGAACCACACCGTCCACTACGACAACTACTACGACCAAGCTCGGGACAAGGCCAACACCGCAACCCTTTTGCCGGGCGGAAAGAAGCTCCCCTACATCAACACCAAGGACAGGGACGAAGGCCTGAAGGAGATACGCGAGCTCATGAAGGGTATCATGAAGGGCAAGGAGCTCTTCGTCTGCTTCTTCGTTTTAGGGCCTAAAAACTCAATCTTCACGATTCCTGCCGTTCAGCTCACCGATTCCGCTTACGTTGCCCACTCCGAGTTCATCCTTTACAGGAAGGGCTACGAGGAGTTCAAGAGATTGGGGAGACAGGCTAGGTTCTTCCGCTTCGTTCACTCCGCCGGAGAGCTGGACGAGAGGAAGACGAGCAAGAACCTCGATAAGAGGAGGATATACATCGACCTTCAGGATGAGACTGTTTATTCAGTTAACACCCAGTACGGCGGGAACACGATAGGCCTCAAAAAGCTCGCCTTCCGCCTTACGATCAAGAGGGCCGTCGAGGAGGGCTGGCTCAGCGAGCACATGTTTCTAATGAGAGTGAACGGTCCACACGGCAGGAAGACCTACTTCACAGGGGCATACCCGAGCATGTGCGGAAAGACCTCAACTGCCATGATACCGTGGGAGAACATAGTCGGCGATGACCTGAGCTTCATCCTTCCGGTCAACGGAGTGGCCAGAGGAGCGAACGTAGAGAAGGGTGTCTTCGGCATAATCCAGGGAGTAAACCCGGAGGACGACCCTATAATCTGGCAGGTTCTCCACTCGCCGGTTGAGATAATCTTCTCGAACGTTCTGGTGAAGGACGGAAAGCCCTACTGGAACGACATGGGGATTGAGATTCCAGACGAGGGCGAAAACCACAGCGGAAAGTGGTGGAGAGGCAAGAAAGATGAAGAGGGCAACGAGATACCGCCCAGCCACAAGAACGCCCGCTTCACCGTTTCTCTTGAGCACTTCCCCAACGCCGATTTGGAGGCTCTGGAGAACCCCTGCGGTGTTGAAATTGGCGGAATGATATTCGGAGGAAGGGATGCCGACACATGGCCACCGGTTAGGGAGGCCTTCAACTGGGAGCACGGAGTCATAACGATGGGGGCTTCCCTTGAGAGCGAGACGACCGCGGCAACGCTCGGAAAGGAAGGGGTTAGGGCCTTCAACCCGATGGCCATCCTCGACTTCATGAGCGTCCACCTCGGTGACTACCTCCGGAACTACCTTGAGTTCGGCAGAAAGCTGAAGAAGGCCCCCAAGATATTCGCCGTCAACTACTTCCTCCGCGACAACGGACAGTGGCTTAACCACAAGCTGGACAAGGCGGTGTGGCTCAAGTGGATGGAGCTCAGGGTTCACAACGACGTCGATGCAATAGAGACCCCGATAGGTTACATTCCGAGGTACCGCGACCTCGTGAAGCTCTTCAAGGATGTCCTTGGCAAGGACTACACCAGGGAGGACTACGAGAAGCAGTTTATGATAAGGGTTCCCGAGTTGCTGGCCAAGATAGAGAGGATTGAGGGGATTTACCGCGAGAAGGTTGGAGATGTCCCGGAGGAGCTCTTCAGAGTTCTGGAGGAAGAGCGGAAGCGTCTGCTTGAGGCCAAGGAGAAGTACGGCGACTACATCAGTCCTTTTGCCCTTGAGGGCTCCTAA
- the malP gene encoding maltodextrin phosphorylase has product MAESLRCTQDEIRKKLPYSLKGLADLAYNYWWSWNRRATKLWERIDPEHWREYKNPVKLLLDTPGERFKELLRDDDFMNLYELVMEQFESYMNPQSTWFSTNYPKWDKPIVYLCMEYGISKSLPIYSGGLGILAGDHVKTASDLGLPFIAIGLLYKHGYFRQEIDRNGRQREIFPEYRPEEMPLKPVLDRNGNRLLIEVPIEDRIVYARAFEVKVGRVRIYLLDTDVPENGPDDRTICDYLYNAEMDKRIKQEILLGIGGMRLLKALGIEPGVVHLNEGHPAFANLQRIAWHMDDGLNFTEALSLVRGTTVFTTHTPVPAGHDRFPIEEVRKRLSKFLEGREELLELGREGDQLNMTLLAIRTSSYVNGVSKLHAEVSKKMWKDLWPGVPLNEIPIEGITNGVHTMTWVHNEMRKLFDRYIGKVWREHTNIEGIWYAVERIPDEELWEAHLEAKRQFIELLRRKAIERNERLGIDDPIPAMDENALIIGFARRFATYKRATLILSDLERLKKILNNPERPVYIVFGGKAHPMDEAGKEFLRRVYEVSLMPEFRGKIFVMENYDMGSARLMVAGVDVWLNNPRRPLEASGTSGMKAGLNGVLNVSIYDGWWVEGYNGKNGWVIGEETTEPETEADDAKDAESLYRLLEEEVIPTYYENRSRWIYMMKESIKSIAPRFSTHRMVKEYMDKFYSKAMSNHIWLTRDDYSGAREIAAWKDRVTSAWPKVELRGASVKDGKLEVRVYLDSLRPDDVKVELYYGVRARGYEIEKPHIVELRHPEQAGENEWLYTYEGSALKHLGDPCWHYAVRIHPHHEKLPHKFLLGLVKWLGLD; this is encoded by the coding sequence ATGGCCGAGAGCCTCCGTTGCACTCAGGATGAAATAAGAAAGAAGCTTCCGTATTCCCTGAAAGGACTTGCGGATTTGGCCTACAACTACTGGTGGAGCTGGAACAGAAGGGCCACGAAGCTCTGGGAGCGCATTGACCCGGAGCACTGGAGGGAGTACAAGAACCCGGTTAAGCTCCTCTTGGACACGCCCGGGGAGAGGTTTAAGGAGCTCCTCAGGGACGATGACTTCATGAACCTCTACGAGCTCGTTATGGAGCAGTTCGAGAGCTATATGAACCCCCAATCAACGTGGTTCTCCACCAACTATCCCAAGTGGGACAAGCCGATAGTCTACCTCTGCATGGAGTACGGCATAAGCAAGAGCCTCCCGATTTACTCCGGTGGCCTTGGAATCCTCGCAGGAGATCACGTCAAGACCGCGAGCGACCTCGGTCTTCCGTTTATAGCGATAGGCCTCCTCTACAAGCACGGCTACTTCAGGCAGGAGATAGACAGGAACGGAAGGCAGAGGGAGATATTCCCCGAGTACAGACCCGAGGAGATGCCCCTCAAGCCCGTCCTCGACAGGAACGGCAACAGACTCCTGATTGAGGTTCCAATAGAGGACAGGATTGTCTACGCGAGAGCCTTCGAGGTCAAGGTGGGGCGCGTGAGGATATACCTCCTCGACACCGACGTTCCCGAGAACGGCCCCGACGACAGGACTATCTGCGACTACCTTTACAACGCCGAGATGGACAAGAGGATAAAGCAGGAGATACTTCTCGGAATAGGTGGAATGAGGCTTCTCAAGGCCCTTGGAATTGAGCCCGGTGTCGTTCATCTCAATGAGGGGCACCCTGCCTTTGCGAATCTCCAGAGGATAGCCTGGCACATGGATGATGGTCTCAACTTCACCGAAGCCCTAAGTCTGGTGAGGGGGACAACTGTATTCACAACTCATACACCCGTTCCCGCTGGCCACGACAGGTTTCCGATTGAGGAAGTGAGGAAGAGGCTCTCAAAGTTCCTTGAGGGGAGAGAAGAACTCCTCGAACTCGGTCGCGAAGGAGATCAGCTCAACATGACTCTCTTGGCTATAAGAACTTCGAGCTACGTCAACGGTGTCAGCAAGCTCCACGCCGAGGTAAGCAAGAAAATGTGGAAGGACCTCTGGCCGGGGGTTCCGCTCAACGAGATACCCATCGAGGGCATAACCAACGGCGTCCACACGATGACTTGGGTGCACAACGAGATGCGCAAGCTCTTCGACCGCTACATAGGCAAGGTCTGGCGTGAGCACACCAACATCGAGGGTATCTGGTACGCCGTCGAGAGAATTCCTGATGAAGAACTCTGGGAGGCTCATCTAGAGGCCAAGAGACAGTTCATTGAACTCCTCAGGAGGAAGGCAATAGAGAGGAACGAGAGGTTAGGAATAGACGACCCGATACCCGCTATGGACGAGAACGCCCTCATAATAGGCTTCGCCAGGCGTTTCGCAACCTACAAGAGGGCAACTCTCATCCTGAGCGACCTCGAAAGGCTGAAGAAGATACTCAACAACCCGGAGAGACCTGTCTACATAGTCTTCGGAGGAAAGGCGCACCCGATGGATGAGGCCGGTAAGGAGTTCCTCCGGAGGGTTTATGAAGTCAGCCTTATGCCGGAGTTCAGGGGCAAGATATTCGTCATGGAGAACTACGACATGGGTAGCGCAAGGCTGATGGTTGCCGGCGTTGACGTCTGGCTCAACAACCCGCGCAGGCCACTTGAAGCGAGTGGAACGAGCGGTATGAAAGCTGGATTGAACGGTGTTCTAAACGTCAGCATCTACGACGGCTGGTGGGTTGAGGGCTACAACGGCAAGAACGGCTGGGTTATCGGTGAAGAAACGACCGAGCCCGAAACCGAGGCGGACGATGCAAAGGACGCAGAAAGCCTTTACAGACTCCTTGAGGAGGAGGTAATCCCAACCTACTATGAAAACAGGAGTCGCTGGATTTACATGATGAAGGAGAGCATAAAGAGCATAGCCCCGCGCTTCAGCACACACAGGATGGTCAAGGAATACATGGACAAGTTCTATTCAAAGGCAATGAGCAACCACATCTGGCTCACCAGGGACGACTACAGCGGGGCTAGGGAAATCGCCGCATGGAAGGACCGCGTTACCTCAGCGTGGCCGAAGGTCGAACTTAGGGGGGCAAGCGTCAAGGACGGCAAGCTTGAGGTCAGGGTTTACCTGGACAGCCTCAGGCCCGATGACGTGAAGGTGGAGCTCTACTACGGCGTCCGTGCTCGGGGATACGAGATAGAGAAGCCCCACATAGTTGAGCTTAGGCATCCGGAGCAGGCCGGGGAGAACGAATGGCTCTACACATACGAGGGCAGTGCCCTCAAGCACCTCGGCGACCCATGCTGGCACTACGCGGTGAGGATTCATCCGCACCACGAGAAGCTCCCGCACAAGTTCCTCTTAGGACTTGTCAAGTGGCTTGGTCTCGATTAG